The DNA segment TTCTCATCCCTCATCAACGACCAGATGATCGCCAAGTGCAAGGCAGTGGGAGCCAACGGCTGGGGCACCAAGCCCAAGGTCAATCTCATCGTGGACATTATCGACCGGCTTATCGTGCAGGGAGAGGAAAACATCGTGGACCTGCTTTCCTAGGCGCCCACTCCCTAACCAACTTCCAATTTCTGAAACGCCCGCCGCCTTCTCTCGAAAGCGACGGGCGTGTTTGTTTTCCCAGCGCGGGGGCCGTACTCCCCACGCTTATCTAACGACTAAAAATCGGTTTATCAGTAAGGGGCAAAGCCTCCTACGCTGAGGCGAAGCTCGACCTCGTCCGCAACCTTGTCCTCCTGTTGGCCAGCGTTCACGTCGAAGTCGGAACGGCTGACGGAGAAGTTGGAACGAATCACGAGGATGTCGCCCGGCGTCCGCTGGCGGTCGGCCAACTTGCCCTTGAGATAGGAAAGAGAAACGGGAACATCCATCTCCTTGCTTACGCCCTTGATCGTCATCACTCCCTTGGCGGTCCCCTTCACTTTAGAGCCGTCCTGGGAAACATTGGTCAATCCCTTCAGCTCGAAGGTGATGGTAGGATGGTTCGCTTGGTCCAGCCACTTGCCGCCCATCATGTGCTCCACCATCTTGGGGTTCGCTACGGAAAGGGAATCGACCGCCACAACGAGCTTTCCGCTGGTCTTTTCCGGATGCGCCGGGTCAAAGGAAACGCTGCCGGTAATACCCGTCGCCGTGCCGTTGATCGACTCCAAAGGAGCGTCCAAGAGGAAGACGATGTTGTTGACCCCCTTGGGATCCTCCAGATCGAAATCGATCGCGTTCGCCAAAGGCGCCAGACCGAGTGCTGCAGTAGCTGCAAAAGCTAGTATATGTTTCTTCATAAACGTTTTCTTGGTAGTTAAAAAGTCCTTACGCCCCCAAAGACGCTCCTTTGCGATCAATGAGTGCGCCTATCGCCATCAAGGCCACGAATGCCAAGAAGCCCAGAGCGAGAGCTTCCACCCCCGGCAAGAAAGCCGGAACCTCTTCCGTGTAGGTGAGCTCCATGATCGGGTCTACCTTCTCGACGACGTAGAATTCCGCGTACCAGCCGAGACGGGCTCCGCCGTACATCCAAAAAACGAAACCGAGCACCATGGCTCCGATACCTGCCAGTCTAAATCCAAGAGCTTTCATAGTAAAACAAGGGAGATCCCCTTCGCTTGTCCTCAACCCAACGATGCCCGCTCTCAACTGCATGCGCAGCCGAATCAAGAAATCGAGGGATCCAGTCGAACGTGCCACGCCCCCGGCGCCCCATCCCGCAACACCCCTCACCTTGCCAAAATACTGCTTGAAGCCGTCACGCGGAGGATTACCCATTTAGCCCTCAAAATTTCACAGCACTTATCTAATCAAAGCATCATGAGCGCACAAAACACCGAAAAGCACGAATTCAAAGCTGAGATCAAACAACTGTTGGATATCGTTATCCACAGCCTCTACACCGAAAAGGAGATCTTCGTCCGCGAACTCATTTCCAACGCTTCCGACGCCTTGGAAAAGCTGCGTCACCTCAAGATCACCGAAAAGGATGTGCATCAGGACGAGCTCGAGCTTGAAATCAACATCAAGACGGACGAGGAAGCCGGCACCCTCACGATCCAGGACTACGGCATCGGACTTACCCACGAAGAGCTCGTGGAAAACCTCGGCACCATCGCCCACTCCGGCTCCAAGCAGTTCCTGCAAGCCCTCAAGGAAGGCGGCGAGAAAAACGCCGACCTCATCGGCCAGTTCGGCGTCGGCTTCTACTCCGCCTTCATGGTGGCCACCAAGGTCGAAGTCTTCACCCACTCCTGGAAGAAGGACGAACCCGGCCACGTCTGGTCCTCCGACGGGGTCGGCTCCTACGAGATCGAAACCTCCGACGACACCCAGCGCGGCGCCCGCATCGTCATCCACCTCGGCGACGACTACAAGGACTACGCCAAGGCCGACACCGTCAAGGAGATCATCAAACGCTACTCCTCCTTCGTCCAGTTCCCCATCAAGCTCAACGACGAGAAGGTCAACACCGTCGACGCTCTCTGGCTGCGCTCTAAGTCCGAAATCACCGACGAGGAATACACCGAATTCTACAAGTTCCAAGCCAACGCCTTCGACGAGCCGCACTACCGCCTGCACTTCTCCGCAGACGCCCCGCTCGACATCAAGGCCCTCATCTTCACTCCAAAGACCAATCCCGAGCGCATCGGCTTCCCTCGCATCGACCCCGGCGTCGCCCTGCACTGCCGCAAGGTCCTCATCGACTCCAAGCCCACCGAACTGCTCCCTGAATGGCTGCGCTTCCTCAAGGGCGTCATCGACTCCGCCGACCTTCCGCTCAACATCTCCCGCGAGACGATGCAGGACAACGGCCTCACCCAGAAGCTCAGCCGCGTCATCACCAAGCGCTACCTCAAGTTCCTCAAGGAAGAGGCTAAGAAGCGCCCAGAGCAGTACGCCGAATTCTTCAAGAACTTCGGCATCTACCTCAAGGAAGGCGTCGCCACCGACTTCACCTACCGCGACGACCTCGCCAAGCTCCTCTACTTCGAGTCCTCCGTCACCGAAAAGGGCAAGACCACCAGCCTCGCTGACTACGTCTCCCGCATGAAGGACGAGCAAAAGAGCATCTACTACATCCTCGGCCAAAATCGCGAGTCCATCGAGTCCGGCCCCTACCTCGAAGGCTTCAAGGCCCGCGGCATCGAAGTGCTCTTCCTCTACGAGCCCATCGACGAATACGTCATGTCCAACCTCGGCACTTTCGAGGAAAAGGAGCTCACCTCCGCCGACCAAGGCGACATCAAGCTCGACGACGCCCCCAAGCCCGAAGGCGAAACCCTCTCCGACGACGACGCCAAGTCTCTCTGCGAGTGGCTCAAGACCGCCATCGGCGACCGTGTCAAGGAAGTCAAAGTCTCTGAGCGCCTCGTCAGCAGCCCGGTCATGGCCCTCTCTCCCGACGCCATGTCCACCCAGATGCGCCGCATGATGAAGCAAATGGGACAAGACATGCCCATGCCTGTTGAAGTGCTCTTCGAGATCAACCCGCGCCACGAGCTTATCAAGAATCTGAATACGCAGCGTTCCAGCAACGAAGACCTCGCCAAGCTCATCGCCCAGCAGTCCTTCGACAACGCGCTGGTAGCAGCCGGTCTCATGGAAGACCCCAAGGACATGGTCGCCCGCATGTACCAGATCCTCGAACAAGCCGCCACCAAGTAAGCATCTGGAGGGGCGAGTTCCAACTCGTCCGCCCACAACCAATTCAAAACAAAGCCCGGTTCGCTCCCGCGAACCGGGATTTTTTTCGCCACAATCCCCAGAGCGGTCGCTGATTATAAAGCGACCTCATGTCCGCTATCCATTCCCAATGGCGACTCCATGCCGCGTTGTTAAAAAATATTTTCAAACGCGCTATAGCGCCGTTGTAGCAAGGAGTTAAATACACCACTACGGGGACCTACTTATAATATGCCAAGCAGTCGGCGCCATGGGGAACGTCGATGCGTTTCGCCCCTCTACGATAGGGCAGACTGCGGGTTATTCCGTATCAGGAATTTACACACACCTTCATTTCCCCAATAGCCTCCGACCGCGCTCCACTAGTTACATATACCCAAATTTGCCCATAGCGAAACTTGTCGTTGCAGAGTCGCTATCCAGCGGCTCTATCTACGGCAAACAGGTGAGGCACGCCACGCAGCGGGTTTCACATTAAAAAATGATTAATCCTCCTCAACGACGCCAATAATTGAGTCGTGTGGGAACTTAGCAAAACGGCTCGAAACCAAGCTGTCCACTTTGCGCGACGCGGGAAACGCTACACTAAATAGAGCAGTGATGCGCCTTTAAGCAGGACGCGAAGCAAAGACATCAAAACAGCAGCGTCACTCACAAACCAGCAGTCATGAAATTACAGGTATTCAAGATTCTAAGCCTAGTCGGCTTGCCGTTCCTTTCAATGGCACACCTAACTGCGGCTGAGATGAAAGTGTTCGACTGGAACGGACCCGTCTACCAAAGCCACCGAGGCTTCCCCAATGACACGCCCCCTATCGAAAACGGGGATTGGGTGAGCCCCATCAACTACGCCGGCGGGACTTTCTACACTCGAATCGAGATTCGCAGCCAGCCGGTTGCCCAAGACATGCATCTCCAAATGGGAGTTTGGCAGGAAAAAAATGGCGACAGGTTCGGGTTGGAATCCACCACCAAGCAAGTGCTGGTCAAAGGAACTCCCGGCACCATCGTCACCGCAGAGCAAGCCCTAGATCGGATGTGGAAAAAGGATGGCATTTCCATAGAGTGGCACAGGCCTCGCTATCGCATGGGCATCGCGGTGAAAAAAACCGACGGACGCCCCGTCAGCGATTTCCAGGGTTGGAACTGGAACGGCGAAGACCCCTCCAAGTGGTACCCGCTAGACCTTCGCTATACCGTCGTTGTCGTGTCGGAGGGCAGTACCTTCTCGGGCTGGGAAAACTACATCGACGGTGAAACACCCGAGCCAAAGCCGGATCCCGAGCCAGACCCCGATCCTGAACCGGATCCAGAGCCGGCAAGTGACCTCGTCTCCAACGGCACCTTCGAGGAGGACCTGAAATCTTGGAGCTTCTATACCAACGGATCCGGGGGAGCGAAGACAATTAGCCCCGGAAATACGGGCTCCCAAAAAGCTCTGGAACTGGCGATCGACAAGGTCGGATCGAATATACAGCTCTACCAGTACGATCTCCAGCTCAAGGCCAACACCGACTACACGCTTTCCTTCGACGGCTACTCAAGCTCAGGGAACGACCTGCGCGTCTCCCTAGGCCGTCACACCTCCCCCTACACCAACTATGGCCTCAGCCGAGAGAGGGTGAACCTGACAAAGGGATGGCAAACGCATACGTTGAACTTCACGACACGCGGGTTTAACAACTCCGTCTCGAACGGCCGTCTGTTCTTCTGGCTGGCCAGTGACGCCCGAAACGGTGACCGCTACTACCTCGACAACGTGCGACTCTACGAAGCAGGCTCAACCCCCGAACCCGAGCCAGATCCTGAACCAGAACCCGATCCAGAACCAGATCCCGAACCGGAACCAGAGCCCGAACCGGAGCCAGAGCCCTCTCCCATCCCGGACGATAGCGTCCTGCGGAACGGTGGCTTCGATTCGAATCTCTATTTTTGGAATTTCTATACAAGCGGATCCGGATACATGAAGCTAGACTTCACAGGCAACGGGACGGGCAATGCCGCCTTGATCGCCCTCAACGCGACGGGCTCCAATGTTCAACTCTTCCAATCGAACATCCAGCTCGCTCCAAACGCCACATACGAACTCACCTTCTCAGCGTATTCTAATTCTGGACACGACTTCCGCGTGTCACTCGGCAAGCACGACGCGCCCTATACGAACTACGGGCTCAACCGCGAGGTCGTGGACCTGACGACAGCTTGGAAAACCTACACCATCCGCTTCGACACCATGAACTTCAGCAGGTGGGTTTCAAACGGAAGGCTCTACTTCTGGTTCGCCGATGACGCCAGACCCGGCGATTGGTACTACCTCGACCAAATCAGTCTCACCAAGGTGGACTAAGCCACCCAACAGACGTTTTCAACAAAGCCCGGTTCGCTCCTGCGATCCGGGCTTTTTGGCGCACAACGAAATTCGACACGCTCCTCCCGCGTTGACTCTAAGGCGCAAACTCTCAAGCATTGAGCGAAAATGAAGCAACTTTGGGTAATACTATCGGTACTGGCCGCGACCTGCTGCATGCAGGCGAGCCCTATGACCGACGCCTGCCCCTGCGGCGCAGAGGACGAATTATCGACTCAATCCCAAGATTGCTCCGAATGCTGCGACTCCAAGCCCATCGCAGATTGCTCTTGCTGTATCAGTCAGACAGAAGCCCCCGAAACGACCTCCGCCCTCTCGCCCTGGCGCGTGCAAAATTTCGACACGCCTGCCCGGGAAATCGTGCGCCACGTCTTCGCCCACCCTCCTCCCCTCGCCGCCGTCCATAAGCTCCCAGCGCCACACGCGAGCGAACGATCCCCCCATTCCCGGCTACGCCTAGCGCTGCAGCAGAGTCTTTTGCTCTGATCCCACTGATTCGTCGCCGTCCGCCCTCAATCGATTGAGCGGACACCTCTCCGGCTCAGCGAACTCTGACTGTTCGCCGCAGCCCGAACACCACCGCTGCCCAGATGCAGCCCCTACCTCGGCGTACACGCCGAAAACGCACGAATCTATCATGTCGAAACCATCGCTTGGCTTCCTAAAACGGGAACCGCAAACAAGCACGCCCCGCAAGGCGAGCAAACGCCAAAAACTCGCAACCTGGGCCATTCCCACAGGGATCGCTATCGCGGTCCTAGTCTTGCTGGCAGTCCTTTTCGGCGAGCAACTCCTCCCTGCCCGCAGCGTCCAACTAGAGACGGTCGCCACCTTGGCTGCAAGCGAACGCTCGCCCTCACCGGCCCCGCAACCTTCTCCTACCAAGGAGATCTCCTTCCAAGGAGCCATGCTCTTCCAAGCCTCCGGCTGGATCGAGGCCTTCCCGCAAACCACCAAAGCCACCGCCCTCGTCTCTGGCGTCGTGAAAGATGTAATGGTTCTGCAAGGCGAGCTCGTGGAAAAAGGCGACCTCATCGCGACCCTTATCGACGACGACGCTCAACTCGACCTGCAAACCGCGACTGCGGCCGTAGCTGCAGCCAAAGCCAAGCGCAACGCCAACGTGGAAGCGCAAAAATCCCAGGCCGCCAGCAGCCGACGCCTGCAACATGAATTAAACGCCGCCAACGCTCGCCTTGTCTATCTCGAGGAGCAAGCCCGCAGCCGAAGCGACCTCGGAAGCCGCGCCGTATCCGCACTGCAGATACTTGAAGCGAGCCAAGAAGTGGAATCGCAAAAAGCGAACATCGCCGCCCTGCAAGCTCAAATCGAAGAAGCGGAAGCCGAGGCCAATCGCCTGGAACAAGTTTCCCAGGAACTCTCCGCTCTAGTCACCGCTGCGGAGACGGAGCTCCAACGCCGCCAGCTCGCCCTCGACCGCACTCGCATTGTCGCTCCCATCTCCGGCCGCATCTCCGAACTCTTCGTAGTGCCAGGACAACAACGAATGCACGGAGCAGACGATCCGCACTCTGCCGACATCGCCCACCTCTATGACCCCCAGCAACTGCAAGCCCGCATCGACGTCCCCCTCGCAGAAGCGTCCGCCATCGCCATAGGCCAGCCCGTTCACCTCCGCACCAATTTTCTCCCAGACCAAAAATTCCGCGGCCAAGTCATCCGCATCGACGGCCGGGCCGACCTCCAACGCAATACCCTGCAAGCCAAGGTTCGTCTCCTCGACAACGACCCGCGCCTCCGTCCCGACATGCTATGCCGGGCCGAATTCCTTGCCACAACCGCCGCAAGCAACAACCCAAGCCTCAGCTCCGCACAAGGCCCCACCCGCGTGCGCATCTTCGTACCGGAGTCGGCCCTCGCCGACCAAACCGGCTCGCAGGCCCACGTTTGGGTCGTCGACGCATCGGGCAAGCGAATCGAAAAGCGCCGTTTGGAACTGGGCGGCGAGCGACGCGAAAACTACCGCCTCGTCATCACTGGCTTGCGGGCCGGCGATCGCGTCGTGACCCAGCCCGCCGCCGACTTGCAAGAAGGCGAACGGATACGCCAAGCCACCGCCAACTAAGCCCACCTCAGACTTCCAATCCAAAACACCAAAACATGGATACAACACCTTTCATACGCTGCCGCCAGCTCAGCAAGAGCTACCAAAAAGGGTCCAACACTGTCACCCCGCTGCAAGAGCTCGACCTCGATGTACCCAGCGGAGAGTTCCTCGCCCTCATGGGACCTTCCGGTTCCGGCAAGACCACCTTGCTCAATCTCATCGCCGGCATCGACCAGCCCACCTCAGGTGAACTGGTGGTAGACGGACGCAACCTCACCACCCTCTCGCGAGCCGATCTCACTCGCTGGCGCTCCCAGCACTGCGGGTATATTTTCCAGCTCTACCATCTCGTGCCCATCCTCACCGCATTCGAGAACGTGGAACTCCCCTTGCTGCTCGACAAATCCTTGTCCCGCCGCGAGCGCCACGACCGCGTGGCGGGAGCGCTCGATTTGGTAGGCATCGCCGACCGCGCCGACCACCGCCCCTCCGAATTATCAGGAGGGCAAGAACAGCGCGTCGCTATCGCCCGCGCCATCGTGGCCGACCCGGGCTTGCTCGTAGCCGACGAGCCAACTGGCGACCTCGACAGCGTATCCGCCCGACAAATACTCGAACTCCTGCAAAGCCTCGCCAGCGACCACGGCAAAACCATCGTCATGGTCACGCACGATGCCAAAGCCGCGGCCGCCGCCAGCCGCACCTTGCACCTCGAGAAAGGCCGCCTCGAGGAAACTCCCGAAGCCCTCGCCCCACAATTCGACTGATGCATACACTGCGAAAACTCAGTGCCCTCGCCCTGAAGCAACTGCTGCGCAATCGGCTGCGAAGCATCCTGACCGTGCTCGGCGTAGCAATCGGCATGTTTCTCTACGCCGCCGTAGAGACCATGCAAAGCTCGCTCAAGTCGGTCACCCAATCTAGTCCCGACGACAATACTCTTGTCGTCTACCGGGAAAACCGCTTCTGCCCCTCCACCTCACGCTTGCCCGAGCACTACCAAAGCGAAATCGAGCGAATCGACGGAGTTGTCGAAGCCCTGCCCATACAAATCGCCGTCAACAACTGCGGAGCCAGCCTCGACGTGATTACTTTTCGCGGCGTGCCCACAGACTCACTACAGGCCTACAATCCCGACATAGAAATAACAGCGGGATCCTTCGAACAATGGCGAAACCGCAGCGACGCCGCCCTAGTAGGGCAACACTTCGCCCAACGACGCGGCTTGCAGCCAGGCGACCAGTTCGAGGCGGTCGGCGTGCGGGTCTGGGTGGCCGGCATCATCAGCTCCCCCGAACCTCAGGACAACAACGTCGCCTACGTCCACCTTCCCTTCCTGCAACAAGCTTCGCGGATCGGCTTGGGACTCGTCACCCAGTTCAATGTACGCGTGGCAGACGCGTCGAATCTGCAAACGGTCGCCGATCAGATCGACGCCCTTTTCGCCGCCGACCAATCTCCCACCGACACCCGCCCCGAAAAAGCATTCTTCGCCCAAACCGCCAGCGAATTAGTCGAGCTGGTGGGCTTCACCCGCTGGCTGGGCCTCGGCGCCGTGCTTGCGGTACTCGGCCTCGTGGCCAACGCCCTCCTCCTCGCTGCCCGTTCACGCGTCAAGGAGAGCGCCATCCTGCAAACCGTCGGCTTCTCCCGCAGCTCGGTGGCCCAAGTGATGGTTTGGGAAGGCGTTTTCCTCGGACTCGCAGGCGGTCTGCTCGGCAGCCTTTCAGCCGCCCTCTTTTTCCGGCTCAAGAGTTTCACCTTGGGCAACGAGGGCCTCACCCTCGCCCTACGCCCGCAGCTTCCCGTCATCCTTTCGGGACTGCTCGTCGCCATCGCTCTCGGCCTGCTCGCCTCCCTTTGGCCCGCCTACGTCGCGGCTCGCAAACCGATCGTGGAATCTTTACGCAGCGCCTAAGCGCCCCAACAACCGATGCTCCCTTTCAGCTACGCCATTAGAAATCTCCTGCGAGACCCCACCCGACTCCTGCAAAAAGTGTGCGGAGCCGCCTTGGTGGTCTTCCTCGTCTTCGCCGCCGGGGCCTTCAATGGCGGCATGGAACGGGTGCTGCAAGCCACCGGCTCCGAGCAAAACGTCATCTTGCTGGGGGCCGGTTCCGAGGAAAGCGTCGAACGCAGCGAGGTCGCGGTTCAAGCTGAAACGCTGGTAGCCGCCGGTATCCGCGGCATCGATACGCGTGCCGGCGTCCCCGCTGTGTCCGGAGAAGTCCACTACATGGGAAAGGTCACGCTCTCCGACGGCGAGGAGTCGCAAGCCCTACTGCGCGGCGTCACTCCCTCAGCGTTCGAAGTGCACCGCGAGGTCCGCATCATTGAGGGACACTTTCCGGGGCCGGGAGAAATCATTGTCGGACGCCTCGCCTACCGCACGCTCAAGGCGGATACCCAAGAATTGGCGGTCGGACAAAGCCTCGAATTCGAGGGACAACAACTCAAAGTCGTCGGCCACTTCGACGCGCCGGGCACGGTCCTAGAATCTGAAGTCTGGCTCAACCGAAGCGACCTGATGACACTCACCCAACGCGACAACCTTTCCTGCGTAGTGGTTCGCATGGCAGACGCGGACCACTTTGCCCGAGCAGACCTCTTCGCGCGTCAACGCCTCGACCTCGAACTCGTCGCCCTTCGCGAAACCGAATACTACGGCAAGCTCGCCGCATTCTACGCCCCCATTCGCGGCATGACATGGCTCACCGCCGTGCTCGTCGCGGTGGGAGCAGCTCTCGGCGGAATGAACATGCTCTACGCAGCTTTCGCTTCCCGGATCCGCGAAATCGCGACCCTGCAAGCCATCGGATACTCCCGCGTATCGATTTTCTCTTCTCTGCTGCAAGAAAGCCTGCTCGCCGCCCTCCTGGGCACCCTGCTCGCTTCGTTCATGGCAGTGATGCTTCTCGAAGGCGTGACCGTAAATTTCTCTATCGGAACCTTTCGCCTCCTGCTCACTCCCAACGTGATAGGCTTGGCCTTGCTCTCCGGCTTGCTCCTTGGTTCGCTCGGAGCCATACCGCCAGCCCTCCGCTGCCTGCGAGCCCCCCTTCCCAAGGCCCTTCGTTCCAGCTAATCTTTTAAACTATCGAAACCAAAACTCTAAACGCATCATGAAAAAAATCCTATACAGTTCAGCGCTACTCGCTTGCGGTATCGCCCTCATCTCCTGTTCGTCAGACCTCGACACATCAGCTGACACAGGCAACGCCCCACAACTCACATCCGTCATTCTGGATACTGCTCCCAGCGGAGCAATGAGCGTGGAAGAAGCCCGCCAAAAGGCGGTCCCGGGACAGCCCATCGTGGTCACTGGACAAATCGGTGCCGCACACGACCCCTTCGCCGCAAGCTATGCCTCCTTCATTCTCGGCGACAAGGCTCTCGACTTCTGCAACGAACGACCCGGCGACAATTGCGGCAGTCCTTGGGACGCCTGTTGCGAACCCAAGGAGAAAATAACTGCCCTACGAGCCAGCGTACAGGTTCTGGAGAATGGCGAACCTGTCAGCGGAAGCCTTAAAGGCGTCGGCGGCCTCACCGAGCTCGACGAAGTCATCGTAGCCGGCGTTGTCGATCCCGCCTCCACCCCACAAAACCTGATCATCAACGCCTCCGGCATCTACCGAGGAACCGCCCAATAGGCAGGAGCGACCTCGGTCGCGATCACACAACTAAAAACCAGCAGCCCGGACCGCCCCAGCGATCCGGGCTTTTTGCTGTCCAAAATCCTCAAATCTAAAAAAGTGGATCAGATCCTGTGCGATTTTGCGGGGCCACGGGTATTATAGGGTGCACGAACTCTTAAGTTAGTATTTACTAGAAAATAGCCATGTCCCTGGAGGAAAAATCCGATTCCGAATTACTCAACCGCTTCTGCTCCGAACGATCGGAAACTGCTTTCACCCTGCTCGTCGAGCGTCATCTACGAGTCGTGTTCGCAGTCGCCCAAAACCGTCTCGGTGGCGATGCCCAATTGGCGGAAGACGTTTGCCAGATCGTGTTTTCCCAACTCGCCCGCAGTGCCAAAAGCCTAAGGCATCATGGTAACGTCAAAGCTTGGCTCTTCAAAACGAGCCACTTCACCGCTGCCAAACTAGTTCGATCGCAGGTTCGCCAGAAAATGAGAGAACATGATTACGAATACGTGCGCGATCCCTCGCTCCCCGAGGAGAAAGAAAACCTGACGCAGTTTATCGACGAGTCCATCGAACAGCTACCCCAAGCAGACCAAGAGGTGCTACTCCTTCGCTTCTTCGAATCGATGGACTACAAATCGATCGGGATACGTCTAAGCATGGAACCAAACACAGCTCGCATGAAAGTAGAGCGGGCCCTCGACAAACTGCAGGCGAGTTTCAAGAAGAGAGGCATTGTAACAACCGGAGCAGCCTTGAGCGCCGCCTTCAGCACCTACGCAAACTGCTCACTGCCTGCCTATCTGGCAACAAGCGTGGTAAACGTGAGCGTAGCGAACCTCGGCGGTCTTGCGACCGTAGGTCTCGTATCCGCCCTTAAACTACCTTTAGCGGCAACCGCTGCCATCCTACTAACGGGTATCGCAATAGAGCGCCAAAGCACTGATGCGGCTATGGAATCAAAGGTAGCCGTTGAACAAGTTGCTCACACCCAAGCAGAGCATATCGAGTCACCACCCACTACAAGTCCAAGCGATAGTAATCCCGACGCTATCGATCTCGCCTACGCTGCCTTGGACAACGACGCGACCGTGCTCGCTCAGCGGCTTGAAGAAATCGAACTCGAAATTCAGAAGCTGCATAACAGAAGGCCGTCGTCGGAAAAGATCTATAGCATCAGCGAATTGGATACAAAACCAACCGCTTCGGCAATTCGCATGGCTGATTACCCAGTTAGCCATCTGGCAACCAAAGAAAAAGGGAAAGCTGTAATCGAATTCGTACTCGGCACCGATGGAACGACCAGTGATCTGCGGGTCATAACCGCAACCCATCCTGACTTCGGAAAAAGCGCTTTAGAAGCGATCGCAGGGAGCGAATTCACGCCCGGTAGAATCGGTGCCACCGCTGTTCAATCCAGAGTGCGGATACCCATCATGTTCACTCCAAATCCAGCCGAGGACCAAGCTGAAACCCAAACCTGGTTCTAAATGATTTCCTCTCGAACCGCTAAAACCTTTTGGCTTTTGCCTGTTTTCGTTGCGACCCTCTTCGCCATACGAATCGTCGAAACCCCAAAATTTCAACTCGCCGCGGAGCAAGTTTCGAGCATTGCGGATAGATCGCCCCTGCAAGCAACAAGCTTGCCCCAAAAAACGAACGAGGAAGCTGAAATCCAGTCACTGCAAGAGGAGATCACC comes from the Pelagicoccus enzymogenes genome and includes:
- a CDS encoding YceI family protein, whose protein sequence is MKKHILAFAATAALGLAPLANAIDFDLEDPKGVNNIVFLLDAPLESINGTATGITGSVSFDPAHPEKTSGKLVVAVDSLSVANPKMVEHMMGGKWLDQANHPTITFELKGLTNVSQDGSKVKGTAKGVMTIKGVSKEMDVPVSLSYLKGKLADRQRTPGDILVIRSNFSVSRSDFDVNAGQQEDKVADEVELRLSVGGFAPY
- a CDS encoding efflux RND transporter periplasmic adaptor subunit, yielding MSKPSLGFLKREPQTSTPRKASKRQKLATWAIPTGIAIAVLVLLAVLFGEQLLPARSVQLETVATLAASERSPSPAPQPSPTKEISFQGAMLFQASGWIEAFPQTTKATALVSGVVKDVMVLQGELVEKGDLIATLIDDDAQLDLQTATAAVAAAKAKRNANVEAQKSQAASSRRLQHELNAANARLVYLEEQARSRSDLGSRAVSALQILEASQEVESQKANIAALQAQIEEAEAEANRLEQVSQELSALVTAAETELQRRQLALDRTRIVAPISGRISELFVVPGQQRMHGADDPHSADIAHLYDPQQLQARIDVPLAEASAIAIGQPVHLRTNFLPDQKFRGQVIRIDGRADLQRNTLQAKVRLLDNDPRLRPDMLCRAEFLATTAASNNPSLSSAQGPTRVRIFVPESALADQTGSQAHVWVVDASGKRIEKRRLELGGERRENYRLVITGLRAGDRVVTQPAADLQEGERIRQATAN
- a CDS encoding ABC transporter ATP-binding protein: MDTTPFIRCRQLSKSYQKGSNTVTPLQELDLDVPSGEFLALMGPSGSGKTTLLNLIAGIDQPTSGELVVDGRNLTTLSRADLTRWRSQHCGYIFQLYHLVPILTAFENVELPLLLDKSLSRRERHDRVAGALDLVGIADRADHRPSELSGGQEQRVAIARAIVADPGLLVADEPTGDLDSVSARQILELLQSLASDHGKTIVMVTHDAKAAAAASRTLHLEKGRLEETPEALAPQFD
- the htpG gene encoding molecular chaperone HtpG; this translates as MSAQNTEKHEFKAEIKQLLDIVIHSLYTEKEIFVRELISNASDALEKLRHLKITEKDVHQDELELEINIKTDEEAGTLTIQDYGIGLTHEELVENLGTIAHSGSKQFLQALKEGGEKNADLIGQFGVGFYSAFMVATKVEVFTHSWKKDEPGHVWSSDGVGSYEIETSDDTQRGARIVIHLGDDYKDYAKADTVKEIIKRYSSFVQFPIKLNDEKVNTVDALWLRSKSEITDEEYTEFYKFQANAFDEPHYRLHFSADAPLDIKALIFTPKTNPERIGFPRIDPGVALHCRKVLIDSKPTELLPEWLRFLKGVIDSADLPLNISRETMQDNGLTQKLSRVITKRYLKFLKEEAKKRPEQYAEFFKNFGIYLKEGVATDFTYRDDLAKLLYFESSVTEKGKTTSLADYVSRMKDEQKSIYYILGQNRESIESGPYLEGFKARGIEVLFLYEPIDEYVMSNLGTFEEKELTSADQGDIKLDDAPKPEGETLSDDDAKSLCEWLKTAIGDRVKEVKVSERLVSSPVMALSPDAMSTQMRRMMKQMGQDMPMPVEVLFEINPRHELIKNLNTQRSSNEDLAKLIAQQSFDNALVAAGLMEDPKDMVARMYQILEQAATK
- a CDS encoding carbohydrate binding domain-containing protein encodes the protein MKLQVFKILSLVGLPFLSMAHLTAAEMKVFDWNGPVYQSHRGFPNDTPPIENGDWVSPINYAGGTFYTRIEIRSQPVAQDMHLQMGVWQEKNGDRFGLESTTKQVLVKGTPGTIVTAEQALDRMWKKDGISIEWHRPRYRMGIAVKKTDGRPVSDFQGWNWNGEDPSKWYPLDLRYTVVVVSEGSTFSGWENYIDGETPEPKPDPEPDPDPEPDPEPASDLVSNGTFEEDLKSWSFYTNGSGGAKTISPGNTGSQKALELAIDKVGSNIQLYQYDLQLKANTDYTLSFDGYSSSGNDLRVSLGRHTSPYTNYGLSRERVNLTKGWQTHTLNFTTRGFNNSVSNGRLFFWLASDARNGDRYYLDNVRLYEAGSTPEPEPDPEPEPDPEPDPEPEPEPEPEPEPSPIPDDSVLRNGGFDSNLYFWNFYTSGSGYMKLDFTGNGTGNAALIALNATGSNVQLFQSNIQLAPNATYELTFSAYSNSGHDFRVSLGKHDAPYTNYGLNREVVDLTTAWKTYTIRFDTMNFSRWVSNGRLYFWFADDARPGDWYYLDQISLTKVD
- a CDS encoding ABC transporter permease encodes the protein MHTLRKLSALALKQLLRNRLRSILTVLGVAIGMFLYAAVETMQSSLKSVTQSSPDDNTLVVYRENRFCPSTSRLPEHYQSEIERIDGVVEALPIQIAVNNCGASLDVITFRGVPTDSLQAYNPDIEITAGSFEQWRNRSDAALVGQHFAQRRGLQPGDQFEAVGVRVWVAGIISSPEPQDNNVAYVHLPFLQQASRIGLGLVTQFNVRVADASNLQTVADQIDALFAADQSPTDTRPEKAFFAQTASELVELVGFTRWLGLGAVLAVLGLVANALLLAARSRVKESAILQTVGFSRSSVAQVMVWEGVFLGLAGGLLGSLSAALFFRLKSFTLGNEGLTLALRPQLPVILSGLLVAIALGLLASLWPAYVAARKPIVESLRSA